One window from the genome of Ciconia boyciana chromosome 8, ASM3463844v1, whole genome shotgun sequence encodes:
- the LOC140656022 gene encoding CDC42 small effector protein 2-B-like — protein sequence MTEFLVCFNWCNGEQPQPKRRRRLDRNMIGEPMNFVHTVHVGAREMSSDYSSAVSIQDHMKSKGGYTNGTSATVEI from the exons atgaCTGAATtcctggtttgttttaattggTGCAATGGTGAACAGCCCCAGCCG AAGAGGCGTCGGAGACTGGACCGGAATATGATAGGAGAACCAATGAACTTTGTACACACTGTGCATGTTGGGGCAAGAGAGATGAGTAGCGACTATTCATCA GCTGTATCAATTCAGGACCACATGAAGTCTAAAGGTGGCTACACAAATGGCACTTCTGCAACTGTTGAGATATAG